A genomic segment from Peribacillus sp. ACCC06369 encodes:
- a CDS encoding TIM barrel protein — protein MKVFVCMNSLPLELLQTLGHLEIIKAVAAAGADGIEIRRELLGQDDTLEELGALCKELNLDIYYSAPEFLIGPNYQINEQGFKRLARESDELGAELLKMPLGNYHFSETDMAQVKEVLTENLQNGGLKITIENDQTLDGGNVNRIAHFLNRSEKFDIPIRLTFDTGNWLYTDEVPMNAAKDLARYVDYIHLKKVKRGKEEWVTEPVSLPLQPEVIELLERFSDACPRAIEFPITLENIETYISHMKSEREVSHERA, from the coding sequence ATGAAAGTCTTTGTATGCATGAATTCACTACCGCTGGAATTGCTTCAAACGCTCGGACATCTTGAAATCATAAAAGCAGTGGCGGCTGCTGGAGCTGATGGAATCGAAATCAGAAGAGAGCTATTGGGCCAGGATGATACGTTGGAAGAATTGGGTGCCTTATGCAAGGAGCTTAACTTGGACATTTATTATTCCGCTCCGGAATTCCTGATCGGACCTAACTATCAAATCAATGAACAAGGTTTTAAGCGACTGGCAAGGGAATCGGATGAACTGGGAGCGGAATTGTTAAAGATGCCTCTAGGAAACTACCACTTCTCGGAAACCGATATGGCTCAAGTGAAAGAGGTCTTGACGGAAAATCTGCAAAACGGCGGATTAAAAATCACCATCGAGAACGATCAAACGCTAGACGGCGGAAATGTAAACCGGATTGCCCATTTCCTGAACCGCTCCGAAAAGTTTGATATCCCGATTAGATTGACGTTTGATACGGGGAACTGGCTGTATACAGACGAGGTTCCAATGAATGCTGCAAAAGATTTAGCGAGATATGTAGACTATATTCATCTGAAAAAAGTGAAGCGGGGGAAAGAGGAATGGGTGACCGAGCCGGTATCATTGCCGCTGCAGCCTGAGGTGATAGAGTTATTGGAAAGGTTCAGTGATGCCTGTCCGAGAGCGATTGAATTCCCGATAACCCTGGAAAATATAGAAACCTATATTTCACACATGAAATCAGAACGGGAGGTTAGCCATGAGCGAGCTTAA
- a CDS encoding LacI family DNA-binding transcriptional regulator, giving the protein MVKRENSKVTIYDVAREAGVSKTSVSRYLGGRYDELSDKTRKKIEFAINKMDYRPNTMARGLKSNKSYLIGIIVADINNPYTTATLRGAEDICSQNGYNLMICNSDNNPEKERGYFDMLLSHRIDGLIIHTTGGNHDMLKQMQDQKTPIILLDRKVPDLEIDTVGLDNFQATSQAVNYLVGQNYERIAFFSEPASKVSTRYERRLSFQQTLMSHSHPSSEDVYEVNVDDLHDVESKLQHFLDDSKGVSRVILTANSVVLLKLILLLQEKKLAVPRDLAIMGFDNPDWSTIVYSGITTIEQPTYQIGVAAMEMILRRIDGQVSPAQTMAYQAKLNVRQTTPFIQK; this is encoded by the coding sequence ATGGTTAAACGAGAAAATTCAAAAGTTACAATTTACGATGTCGCTAGAGAAGCAGGTGTTTCAAAAACCTCCGTTTCCCGGTATTTAGGGGGGAGATATGATGAACTCTCTGACAAAACCCGCAAGAAAATCGAGTTTGCGATCAACAAAATGGATTACCGCCCAAACACGATGGCCAGAGGGCTTAAAAGCAATAAGAGTTATTTGATTGGAATCATCGTGGCGGACATCAACAATCCATATACGACGGCCACCCTTCGGGGGGCTGAAGATATATGCAGCCAGAATGGATATAATCTGATGATTTGCAATTCGGATAATAATCCGGAGAAGGAAAGAGGATATTTTGATATGCTTCTATCCCATCGCATTGACGGTCTTATCATTCATACGACTGGCGGAAATCACGACATGTTAAAACAGATGCAAGACCAAAAGACACCGATCATCCTTTTGGATCGGAAAGTGCCAGATCTTGAAATCGATACGGTAGGATTGGATAATTTTCAGGCTACTTCCCAAGCGGTCAATTATCTCGTCGGCCAAAATTATGAACGGATTGCGTTTTTCAGCGAACCTGCAAGCAAGGTCAGTACCAGGTATGAACGGCGGCTATCGTTTCAGCAAACGCTGATGAGCCACAGTCATCCGAGTTCAGAAGATGTTTATGAGGTAAATGTCGACGATTTACATGATGTCGAGTCCAAGCTCCAGCATTTTTTAGATGACTCAAAAGGCGTATCAAGAGTTATATTGACGGCAAATAGCGTCGTGCTATTAAAATTAATTTTACTATTACAAGAAAAGAAATTGGCGGTACCTAGAGATTTAGCAATAATGGGATTTGATAATCCGGATTGGAGTACCATTGTTTATTCGGGTATTACAACGATTGAACAGCCCACATACCAAATCGGGGTCGCTGCTATGGAAATGATCCTGCGCCGCATTGATGGGCAGGTGTCTCCAGCCCAAACAATGGCATATCAAGCGAAGTTGAATGTTAGACAAACGACGCCTTTTATACAGAAGTAA